One segment of Olsenella uli DSM 7084 DNA contains the following:
- a CDS encoding thymidine kinase, with protein sequence MAKLYYIHGAMNCGKSTNLLQVAHNYEERGMRVLLMKPSTDTKGDASIMSRLGVTRRVDVLIRPGDRMGDLVAPHLAHVGCVLIDEAQFLTPRQAEELHELVHTRHVPCMCYGLKIDFRAAGFPGSSRLLELADEIRELRTICQCGRRATMNLRLVNGVATFSGSQVEVDDQGDIRYVSVCGDCFYKIRNGEMRYDYGEAMGKASPTDVTDPDDPA encoded by the coding sequence ATGGCAAAGCTGTACTACATCCACGGAGCTATGAACTGCGGGAAGTCGACCAACCTCTTGCAGGTGGCCCATAACTACGAGGAACGCGGGATGCGCGTGCTGCTCATGAAGCCCTCGACCGACACCAAGGGGGACGCCAGCATCATGAGCCGGCTCGGTGTCACGCGCAGGGTCGACGTCCTCATACGACCGGGCGACAGGATGGGCGACCTCGTGGCTCCACATCTCGCCCACGTGGGGTGCGTCCTCATAGACGAGGCGCAGTTCCTCACCCCACGCCAGGCGGAGGAGCTGCACGAGCTGGTGCACACGCGCCACGTCCCCTGCATGTGCTACGGCCTCAAGATCGACTTCCGCGCCGCAGGCTTCCCTGGTTCGTCGCGCCTGCTGGAGCTTGCCGACGAGATACGCGAACTGCGCACGATCTGCCAGTGCGGGCGCAGGGCGACCATGAACCTGCGTCTGGTGAACGGCGTCGCCACCTTTAGCGGAAGCCAGGTCGAGGTGGACGACCAGGGCGACATCAGATACGTGTCAGTCTGCGGGGACTGCTTCTACAAGATCAGAAACGGCGAGATGCGCTATGACTATGGTGAGGCGATGGGCAAGGCGAGCCCAACCGACGTGACGGATCCAGACGATCCCGCATAG
- a CDS encoding MmcQ/YjbR family DNA-binding protein encodes MTRDELLALVADRYQTTPEHLWERWPGYAVLRNTSNQKWYGVVMDVPAGRLGLEDAAPDERVDILNVKVDPDDSLVLRLSQDILPAYHMSRRNWVSVRLARVPGELVGELIETSRRLTA; translated from the coding sequence ATGACGAGAGACGAGCTCCTCGCCCTTGTGGCCGACAGGTACCAGACGACCCCCGAGCACCTCTGGGAGAGATGGCCCGGCTACGCCGTGCTGAGAAACACCTCGAACCAGAAGTGGTACGGGGTGGTGATGGACGTTCCGGCCGGTCGGCTCGGGCTTGAGGACGCGGCTCCTGACGAGCGCGTGGACATCCTCAACGTCAAGGTGGACCCAGACGATTCCCTGGTCCTGCGCCTCTCTCAGGACATCCTTCCCGCGTATCACATGAGCAGGCGGAACTGGGTCTCGGTGCGCCTGGCGCGGGTGCCAGGCGAGCTGGTCGGGGAGCTGATCGAGACGAGCAGGCGGCTCACTGCCTAG